The following are encoded in a window of Capricornis sumatraensis isolate serow.1 chromosome 7, serow.2, whole genome shotgun sequence genomic DNA:
- the LOC138082339 gene encoding small ribosomal subunit protein uS14-like — MGHQQLYWSHLRKFSQGSPSCRVCSNRHGLIQKYSLNMCCQCFRQYAKDIGFIKLD, encoded by the coding sequence ATGGGTCACCAGCAGCTCTACTGGAGCCATCTGAGAAAATTCAGCCAGGGTTCTCCCTCTTGCCGGGTCTGCTCAAACCGGCACGGTCTGATCCAAAAATACAGCCTCAACATGTGCTGCCAGTGTTTCCGCCAGTATGCGAAGGACATCGGCTTCATTAAGTTGGACTAA